One genomic segment of Arachis duranensis cultivar V14167 chromosome 4, aradu.V14167.gnm2.J7QH, whole genome shotgun sequence includes these proteins:
- the LOC110280458 gene encoding uncharacterized protein LOC110280458 has protein sequence MLPQQQLQDEGRNEFEGEGRKVCRRGGGRRLTAPPIVLTAPHHELRSTAARRILATPSLSLMMENREREKRVRRGRGRVWSLPLSSSLLCHRRARNHGGSTAPLWVHFRRTRRRRKAETGRRWERRKRELEELRLVAADAPPTAVVPPRRESLSC, from the coding sequence ATGCTACCGCAGCAGCAGCTGCAAGATGAAGGAAGAAACGAATTTGAGGGTGAAGGGAGAAAGGTTTGCCGGCGTGGAGGGGGAAGGAGGCTCACCGCGCCGCCAATCGTCCTCACCGCACCTCACCACGAGCTGCGTTCCACAGCTGCTCGTCGCATCCTCGCTACGCCGTCCTTATCGCTGATGATGGAGAACCGAGAGAGAGAGAAACGTGTGAGGAGAGGAAGGGGCCGTGTCTGGAGTCTGCCATTGTCATCCTCACTGCTGTGCCACCGTCGGGCCCGCAATCATGGAGGAAGCACAGCGCCGCTGTGGGTCCATTTCCGTCGAACTCGAAGGAGGAGGAAGGCCGAGACTGGGCGACGCTGGGAGAGAAGGAAACGCGAGCTGGAGGAGCTGCGTCTAGTCGCCGCTGACGCGCCACCGACCGCCGTCGTTCCGCCACGCCGAGAGTCCCTTTCCTGCTAG